In one window of Haloarcula halophila DNA:
- a CDS encoding CopG family ribbon-helix-helix protein, with protein sequence MSVVSVSMPEELLNRIDQFADDHGYTGRSEVLREASRNLLGEFEDKKLEDRDLMGVVTVVFDYETTSVEEKMMHLRHEHEDIVASNFHSHVGGHHCMELFVLEGSLEEISTFVGKIRATKDTLTIDYSVLPVDDFGPLADMN encoded by the coding sequence ATGAGTGTGGTCAGCGTTTCGATGCCGGAGGAATTGCTTAACCGAATCGACCAGTTCGCCGACGACCACGGCTATACTGGCCGCAGTGAGGTACTTCGTGAAGCAAGCCGGAATCTCCTCGGTGAGTTCGAGGATAAGAAACTTGAAGATCGAGACTTGATGGGCGTCGTCACGGTGGTTTTCGACTACGAAACGACGAGCGTCGAGGAGAAGATGATGCACCTCCGCCACGAGCACGAGGACATCGTCGCATCGAACTTCCACAGCCACGTCGGCGGCCATCATTGCATGGAACTGTTCGTACTCGAAGGGTCGCTCGAAGAGATCTCGACGTTCGTCGGGAAGATCCGAGCGACGAAGGACACGCTCACAATCGACTACTCAGTGCTACCCGTCGACGACTTTGGCCCGCTGGCCGATATGAACTGA